Below is a genomic region from Jiangella gansuensis DSM 44835.
GTAGCCCCATGCCACGCGCGATGACCAGCCGCTGGATCTCGCTGGTGCCCTCGCCGATCTCCAGGATCTTGGCGTCGCGGTAGAACCGGGCCACGGGGTACTCCTCCATGAAGCCATAGCCGCCGTGCACCTGGGTGGCGATCCGGGTGGCGCTGACCGCCGCCTCCGTCGCGTAGAGCTTGGCCGTCGCCGCGGCCTGCTTGACCTGCGCCGCCGGGGCGCCGGCGTCACGAAGCGCCGCCGCCCGGTACGTCAGCAGCCGCGCCGCCTCCGCCATCACGTGCAGGTCAGCTACCTGGAACGCCACGCCCTGCTTGCTGCCGATCGGCGTCCCGAACGACGTCCGCTCGTTCGCGTAGCCGGCACTGGCGTCGATCATCGCCTGGATGCAGCCGACCGCGAGTGCGGCGATGGCGATGCGGCCGTCGTCGAGCGTGGCCAGGAACTGTGCGAACCCGTTGCCGCGCTCGCCGAGCAGGTGGTCGGCCGGCACCCGGGCGCCGTCGAACGTCAGCGGGTGGGTGTCGGAGGCGTGCCAGCCGAGCTTGTCGTAGGCGGGCTCGACGACGAAGCCCGGCGTCCCGGCCGGCACGATGATGGCCGACACTTCCGCCGTGCCGTCCGGCTGGTCGCCGGTGCGCGCGGTGATGGTGACGCAGCTCGTCAGCTCGCTGCCGGAGTTGGTGATGAACTGTTTGGCACCGTCGATCACCCATTCGCCGCCGTCGAGGCGCGCCCGGGTGACCGTCGCGCCCGCGTCGGACCCGGCGCCCGGCTCCGTCAGGCCGAACCCGGCGAGGGCCCGGCCGGCGACGAGGTCGGGCAGCCAGCGCCGCTTCTGCTCGTCGGTGCCGTAGGCGACGATCGGTGTGATCCCGAGGCCGACGGCGGCCTCCAAGGTGATGCCCAGCGACTGGTCGACCCGGCCGATCTCCTCGATGGCCACGCACAGGCTGGTGAGCCCGCCGCCTGCCCCGCCGTACTCCTCGGGTGCGGTGAGCCCGAACAGCCCCAGCTCGCCCATGGCGCGGACAGTCGAGACGGGGAACTCGTGGTTGCGGTCCCACCCGGCGGCGTGCGGCGCGATCCGCTCGCGGGCGAACTCACGGACAACGTCACGGAACTCCTGGTGCTCCGCGGAGAGCTCGAACATCGTCGTTCCCGCTTCCCTGGATGGTGCTGCCTACTTGACGTTTACGTTAACGTGAGTTGCGGGCCTACACCAGGGTTCTGTTGGCTTCACCAGGCATGCATGGGTGGTGGGGCGAACACACGCATGCCGAACGTGATCGTTTGGGAGGGGGCGGACGTGGGCGACGAGCGGACGTGGACCATCGCGGAGCTGGCCGAGGAGTACGGCGTCACGCTGCGCACCATCCGGTTCTACGAGGAGCAGGGGCTGCTCACTCCGCAGCGCAACGGCACCCGCCGGGTCTTCCACGACGGTGACCGCGTGCGGCTGGGCCTGGTGCTGCGCGGCAAGCGGCTCGGCTTCGCCCTCGACGAGATCAAGAAGATCATCGGGATGTACGACGCCGAGCCCGGCGAGGTCGGGCAGTTGCGCTACCTGCTGGAACAGATCGCCCGCCGGCGCGCCGAACTGGAGGAGCGCCGGCGCGACATCGACGCCGCCCTGGCCGAGCTCGCCGACCTGGACCGCCGCTGCCGCGCCGACCTGGACCGGCTGGCCGGCTGACTCCTACCTCGAAGGTCCCGCAGGGGTACCCCGTCGCGACCATGCCCTGATCACTCGCACGGCCGGCCACACCCAGATCGCGGCCAGCGCCGTCAGGACTCCCGCGACGGTCCAGAGCACCCGGCCGTCCAGGCCCTCGTAGCCGTCGAGATCGGACTCGGCCATGACCCGCTCGGGATCGGCAGGGTCGAAGCGGACAGGGAACTCGCCCTCGTACGGCGCGGGCGCCGGCGACCACCGCCCCGGCGGCAGGCTCCAACCGCTCGGGCTGACGGCCCTCAGCTCGAGCACACGCGGCCCGGACGGCAACTCGACCTCGGCCCGGACCCGCAGGGTCTCGCTCCGACCCGCGGCGGGACGCATCTCGGCATCGGAGGCGAGCGTCTCCCTGCCGTGTGCCCGCAGGTCGTGCACCAGGCGCGCCTCGCCGTGCTGAGTCGCCGCGAACCCGATCGCCAGGCCCGCGAGCAGTACCAGCACGACCAGCACGAACATGACGGTCCGCTCGCCCCACGTCATGGTCATCCGGCGAAGGATCGCACGGATCGGGCGTGGCTCGCCATCCGGTGACCCGATCGGCATCATCGTCCGACATGGGCGATCCCTACCGGCCTACGGTGACCGGTCGCGGGAGACCCTGGGTTAGCCTGTAGCCGCGCAGTCGAGCCCCCGAGGAGTGTCGTGAGCAGCAGGGTCACCAAGGTGCTCGTCGCTAATCGCGGCGAGATCGCAGTTCGCGTCATCCGCGCGTGCGCCGACGCTGGCATCGGGAGCGTCGCGGTGTATGCCGACGGCGACCGCGACGCACCGCACGTCCGGCTCGCCGACGAGGCCTACGCGCTCGGCGGCGAGTCCGCCACGGAGACCTACCTCGTCATCGCCAAGCTGCTCGACGTCGCGGCCCGCTCCGGCGCGGACGCCGTGCACCCCGGCTACGGGTTCCTGGCCGAGAACGCCGAGTTCGCCAGTGCCGTCGTCGATGCCGGGCTGACGTGGATCGGCCCGCCCCCGGCCGCCATCGAGGCGCTGGGCGACAAGGTCAGTGCCCGGCACATCGCCGCCCGCGCCGGTGCGCCGCTCGTCGCCGGCACACCCGACCCGGTGACCAGCGCCGACGAGGTCGTGGAGTTCGCGAAGGAACACGGCCTGCCGATCGCCATCAAGGCGGCGTTCGGCGGCGGCGGCCGCGGCCTGAAGGTCGCCCGGACGCTGGAGGAGATCCCCGACCTGTACGAGTCCGCCGTCCGCGAGGCGGTCGCCTCGTTCGGCCGCGGCGAGTGCTTTGTCGAGCGTTACCTCGACCGTCCCCGGCACGTCGAGACCCAATGCCTCGCCGACCAGCACGGCAACGTCGTGGTCGTGTCGACGCGGGACTGCTCGTTGCAGCGCCGGCACCAGAAGCTGGTCGAGGAGGCGCCGGCGCCGTTCCTCACCGAGGAGCAGAACGCCGAGCTGTACCGCGCGTCGAAGGCGATCCTGCGCGAGGCCGGCTACGTCGGCGCCGGCACCTGCGAGTTCCTCGTCGGCAACGACGGCACCATCTCCTTCCTCGAGGTCAACACCCGGCTGCAGGTCGAGCACCCGGTGACCGAAGAGGTCACCGGCCTGGACCTGGTGCGCGAGATGTTCCGCGTCGCCGAGGGTGCCGAGCTCGGCTACGACGACCCGCCCGTGCGCGGGCACTCGCTGGAGTTCCGCATCAACGGCGAGGACCCGGGCCGCAACTTCCTGCCCACCCCCGGCACGGTCACCACCTTCCGCCCGCCGGCCGGTCCGGGCGTGCGCGTCGACGCGGGTGTCGAGGCAGGCAGCGTCGTCGGTCAGAACTTCGACTCCCTGCTGGCCAAGCTGATCGTCACCGGAGCGAGCCGGGAGCAGGCGGTGCAGCGAGCCCGCCGGGCGCTGGCCGAGTTCGAGGTCGACGGCCTGGCCACGGCCATCCCGTTCCACCGCGCGGTGCTGGACGACCCCGCGTTCGTGCCGGCCGAACCGGACACGCCCTTCACCGTGCACACCCGCTGGATCGAGACCGAGTGGGACAACCGCGTCGCGCCGTACGCCGGTTCGGGTGTCGACGACGCCGAGGCCGCGACGGTGCGCGAGCGGGTCACCGTCGAGGTCGGCGGCAAGCGGCTGGAGGTCGTGTTGCCCGGAGGCCTCGGTCTCGGCGCCAATCCCGGTGCCGCGGCCGCGAGCGGTCCGCAGCGTCGGCCCGCCCGCCGTGGCGGCGGCCGGTCAGGTGCCGCGTCCGCCGGCGGCGACGCGCTGGCCTCCCCGATGCAGGGCACCATCATCAAGGTCGTCGCCGAGGACGGGCAGGCGGTGGCCGAGGGCGACGTCGTCGTCGTGATGGAGGCCATGAAGATGGAGCAGCCCATCACCGCGCACAAGGCCGGGACGGTCTCCGGACTGTCCGCCGAAGTGGGCGCCACCATCGCCAACGGAGCGGTGATCTGCACCATCGTCAGCTGACACTCCTCCACCCCGTGATCATGGGGGAAGAGTCGCCGGTGCGGGCGCGTTGGCGGGTATGACACGTCAACGACCCGAGAGGATCTTTCATGCCCACACTGTCGGACACCGCCCGTGAGCTGTTCTCCCGCCCGATCCCCGGCTGGGCGACGGTACTCGACGCGGACGGACGGCCGCACAACTCCATCGTCTGGGTGGACGTCGACGGCGACGATGTCGTCTTCAACACCGCCGCGGGCCGGGTGAAGGAGCGGTACCTCCGCGAGAACGACGTCGTCTCGCTCAGCGTGCTGGACCCCGACAACGCCTGGCGGTGGGCCAGCGTCACCGGGCGCGCCACCCTGTCGACCGCCGACGGCGACGAGGTGATCGACCGGCTGGCGAAGAAGTACCTGGACGCCGACAGCTACCCCTTCCGCAAGGAGGGCGAGCAGCGCGTCACCGTGCGGGTGGCCGTGGACCAGGTGCTGGAAGAGACGTCCTGAGCCGGAGCCGCTGACCTGAATGCACGACGGCCGCGGACAGCCCCGCGGCCGTCGTGTTCAGGCCACTGTGTATTCAGGCCGCCGGGCGTTCAGGCCGCCGGCGTTCAGTCCGCCGTGGCCCAGCTGACCTGGACGTCGGCACCGAACAGTTCGCCGTAGCGCGCGGCCGCGGACGTGACGGCGGCCTTGGTGGCTGCGGAGACCTTCTCGAACGGCTCGACGGTGACGGTGAGCGTCGAGTTCTTCAGCTCGTGACCCCACACCCCGCGCACGACGCCGTCGACCACCAGCACAGGTGAGATCCAGCCGGCGGCACGCGACACCCGGTCGAGGTAGCCCTCGGGCACGGTGTGGACGCGGTTGCCGACCGGCGCGATGACGTACGGGTCGAAACCCGGCAGCAGCCACACCCCGCCGGCATCCTGCGGATCGGTCTGGAGCATGGCATCCAGGCCGGCCGGGGTGAGCCAGGAGGCGATGCCGTCGAGGTCGACCTCGACAATGACGTCGGCGTGGTCGGCGAACAGCCGGCGTGCCGCCGCCGGATCGATGCCCCACCAGCGACTGAAGTCGGTGTGCGTGGCCGGACCGTAGGTGTCGAGGAACCGGCCGATGACCGCGGCCATGGCGGTGTGCTCGTCCGGCTGGGAGTCCCAGGGAGCGTCCGGCAGCCAGCCGCGCGGGTCGGTGAACGTGACGTTGCGGTCTCGGTCTGGACCCGAGCACAGCAGGCCACCGGCCGCGGCCGGCTTGAAGATCTGACCCCAGCCCGACCGCATCGCCTTCTCGACCGCCGGCTTGCGCACCACCCGCAGGACCTCGGCCGACAACTCCTCCCGGGTGAGCACCCGGCCCGGCAGCACCTCGCCGATGACGTCGGTGACCCGGCGCAGGTCGGCACCGGTGATGCCGTGGTAGCGCTCCCAGGCGGGCGTGAGCTTCGGGAACTGGCGTTGCGCGAACGCGGCGACCAGCAGCGGCAGCTCCTCGGCCGGGAACAGGTGCAGGGTGCCGCGCATGCCCCAGGTGCGGACCAGCG
It encodes:
- a CDS encoding acyl-CoA dehydrogenase family protein, translated to MFELSAEHQEFRDVVREFARERIAPHAAGWDRNHEFPVSTVRAMGELGLFGLTAPEEYGGAGGGLTSLCVAIEEIGRVDQSLGITLEAAVGLGITPIVAYGTDEQKRRWLPDLVAGRALAGFGLTEPGAGSDAGATVTRARLDGGEWVIDGAKQFITNSGSELTSCVTITARTGDQPDGTAEVSAIIVPAGTPGFVVEPAYDKLGWHASDTHPLTFDGARVPADHLLGERGNGFAQFLATLDDGRIAIAALAVGCIQAMIDASAGYANERTSFGTPIGSKQGVAFQVADLHVMAEAARLLTYRAAALRDAGAPAAQVKQAAATAKLYATEAAVSATRIATQVHGGYGFMEEYPVARFYRDAKILEIGEGTSEIQRLVIARGMGLPVSA
- a CDS encoding TIGR03618 family F420-dependent PPOX class oxidoreductase, encoding MPTLSDTARELFSRPIPGWATVLDADGRPHNSIVWVDVDGDDVVFNTAAGRVKERYLRENDVVSLSVLDPDNAWRWASVTGRATLSTADGDEVIDRLAKKYLDADSYPFRKEGEQRVTVRVAVDQVLEETS
- a CDS encoding MerR family transcriptional regulator is translated as MIVWEGADVGDERTWTIAELAEEYGVTLRTIRFYEEQGLLTPQRNGTRRVFHDGDRVRLGLVLRGKRLGFALDEIKKIIGMYDAEPGEVGQLRYLLEQIARRRAELEERRRDIDAALAELADLDRRCRADLDRLAG
- a CDS encoding winged helix DNA-binding domain-containing protein, which gives rise to MAVEKVSWGQALAWRLRRQYVAEASPGLLATASRLVGLHAQVASTAELIAAVRTPSYALGDTAAALWTDRTLVRTWGMRGTLHLFPAEELPLLVAAFAQRQFPKLTPAWERYHGITGADLRRVTDVIGEVLPGRVLTREELSAEVLRVVRKPAVEKAMRSGWGQIFKPAAAGGLLCSGPDRDRNVTFTDPRGWLPDAPWDSQPDEHTAMAAVIGRFLDTYGPATHTDFSRWWGIDPAAARRLFADHADVIVEVDLDGIASWLTPAGLDAMLQTDPQDAGGVWLLPGFDPYVIAPVGNRVHTVPEGYLDRVSRAAGWISPVLVVDGVVRGVWGHELKNSTLTVTVEPFEKVSAATKAAVTSAAARYGELFGADVQVSWATAD
- a CDS encoding acetyl/propionyl/methylcrotonyl-CoA carboxylase subunit alpha, translating into MSSRVTKVLVANRGEIAVRVIRACADAGIGSVAVYADGDRDAPHVRLADEAYALGGESATETYLVIAKLLDVAARSGADAVHPGYGFLAENAEFASAVVDAGLTWIGPPPAAIEALGDKVSARHIAARAGAPLVAGTPDPVTSADEVVEFAKEHGLPIAIKAAFGGGGRGLKVARTLEEIPDLYESAVREAVASFGRGECFVERYLDRPRHVETQCLADQHGNVVVVSTRDCSLQRRHQKLVEEAPAPFLTEEQNAELYRASKAILREAGYVGAGTCEFLVGNDGTISFLEVNTRLQVEHPVTEEVTGLDLVREMFRVAEGAELGYDDPPVRGHSLEFRINGEDPGRNFLPTPGTVTTFRPPAGPGVRVDAGVEAGSVVGQNFDSLLAKLIVTGASREQAVQRARRALAEFEVDGLATAIPFHRAVLDDPAFVPAEPDTPFTVHTRWIETEWDNRVAPYAGSGVDDAEAATVRERVTVEVGGKRLEVVLPGGLGLGANPGAAAASGPQRRPARRGGGRSGAASAGGDALASPMQGTIIKVVAEDGQAVAEGDVVVVMEAMKMEQPITAHKAGTVSGLSAEVGATIANGAVICTIVS